One genomic window of Quercus lobata isolate SW786 chromosome 9, ValleyOak3.0 Primary Assembly, whole genome shotgun sequence includes the following:
- the LOC115961246 gene encoding uncharacterized protein LOC115961246, translated as MSVARLLTEDSNLEPKRARIEAPLVLGFSADDKIRTIQLYDDALVITLRIEGYDVKRVLVDQGSTVEIMYPDLYKGLNLKLEDLTTYDSPLVSFEGKTVNPRGQIRLPIQTSSDVVEVDFIMVNAYSPYTAIVARPWLHALEVVSSTLHQKVKYPSNGQVIEIVGNQSMARQCMVAAILHRPNAESLASVERNL; from the coding sequence ATGTCTGTGGCTCGGCTATTAACCGAAGACAGCAATTTAGAACCAAAAAGAGCCAGAATAGAGGCCCCGCTAGTCCTGGGCTTCTCGGCCGATGATAAGATTAGAACTATCCAACTCTATGACGATGCTTTGGTGATCACACTCAGGATAGAGGGGTACGATGTGAAAAGAGTGTTGGTAGATCAGGGAAGTACTGtcgagataatgtaccctgacctatacaaggggctgaatttGAAACTCGAGGACCTAACAACGTACGATTCCCCACTAGTAAGTTTTGAGGGGAAGACAGTTAATCCAAGAGGTCAGATTAGACTGCCTATACAGACCAGTTCGGATGTGGTGGAAGTGGACTTCATTATGGTGAATGCTTATTCACCTTATACGGCTATTGTGGCCAGGCCTTGGCTTCATGCCTTAGAAGTTGTTTCTTCTACCCTTcaccagaaggtgaaatatccGTCCAACGGCCAAGTTATAGAGATTGTAGGGAATCAatccatggctaggcaatgcatggtggcTGCCATCTTACATAGGCCCAATGCGGAGTCCTTGGCGTCTGTTGAAAGGaacttatag